AACTGCTGGTCGCGAAGGTGCTGGAGTACCGGCCGCGCCGGCTGGCCGTCGTCGGGATCACGGCGTACCGCACCGCGTTCGGCTTCCCGAAGGCACGCGTCGGCCCGCAGGATCACCGGATCGGGGACACCCGCGTGTGGGTGCTGCCGAACCCGAGCGGGCTCAACGCGCACTGGACGCCGGCCGGCCTGGCGGAGGAGTTCCGGCGGCTGCGGACCGCATCCGGCGACTGTCGAAATCGTTGAACAAGCTGTGAGCCACCCTCAGTAGCGCCGACTACCCCATCGAGACCCGTCCCATCCCGCCGAACTGCCTATTCAAGATCGACTTCTACCTAAAGTTTGCTGTGACCGGCGGGTTGGGCCATGAGGGGGAATTGGCGTCATGAGCTGCGCAATCGCGACTCGTACCAAGCAGGAGGAGTCACTTTTGGCCGGTCCCGGCAGGGGGGACCGGGTGGTGCCGGAGACGTCCGGCACCCCCAGGAGCGACAGCGCAGAGAGACGGAGGCCGCGATGCACGGCATCGAGCCCACCCGCAGGCCCGCGGGGCCGGCCGGACCCGGCGGGCGCAGTCTCGGCGTCGCGGTCGTCGACCCGGTCCCGATCTTCCGCGACGGGCTCGCCGCGCTAGTCCACCGCAGCCAGGGGCTGCACTGGGCCGGGCAGGCCGCCAGTCACCACGCCGCGCTGCAGCTGTGCGAGCAGGTCAAGCCGGACGTCGTCGTGCTCGACTCGGCGCTGGACCCGAACTGCCACCTGACCAAGCTGCTCAACGCCGGCGACCCCGCGCTGATCATCGTCACGCTGATCCGTGACGCGAATCGCACCCAGCAGTACCTGGCGACCGCGATCGCCGCGGGCGCGCACGCGATCGTGCCGCGGTCGATCGACTCACGGCGGCTCGCTGAAGCGATCCGGCGCGCCCACACCGAACGCCGGTACATCGACCCTTCGCTGGCCGCGCTGACCGCCCGGCCGAAGCGGGCGGCCGCGCCCAAGGGCGAGCCCGCCCCCGACAGCCCCCCGGCGCCGCGCGGCGGAATGCCGCTGTCCAGGCGGGAGTACCAGGTGCTCCAGCTGGTCGCCGAAGGCCTCGAGAACTCGGCGATCGCGAAGCTGCTCTTCCTGTCCGTCGAGACGGTCCGGACCCACGTGAAGAGCATCCTGCGCAAGCTTTCCGCGCGCGACCGGACACACGCCGTGACGATCGCGTTCCGCGCCGGGATCCTGGTCGCCAGGGCCGAGGACGGCCACGTTCCGGTGACGCCCGACACAACGGCGATCCCGGGGCACCGCTGACGCCGCTCCCCAGCAAGAACGCACATTTTCGGGGGATTTCCGATACTCGGAAGTGCGGATCTGCTTGCTCCAGTTACCCGCAGGTAATATCCTGAAGTTACCGGCGAGTAAGGCGACTGTGTGCCCGGCCGGGGAGCCGAACACATTGGAGTGACGACATGGGCCACTACAAGAGCAACGTCCGAGACCTGGAGTTCAACCTCTTCGAGGTACTCGGCGTGCAAGAGCGCCTGGGCAAGGGTGTGCTCGCCGAATCGGACGAAGAGACCGCGCGCGGTGTGCTGTCCGAGCTGAACAAGCTCGCGACCGGTCCGCTCGCCGAGTCCTTCGCCGACGCCGACCGCAACCCCCCGGTCTACGACCCGAAGACCTTCAGCGTCACCATCCCCGAGTCCTTCAAGAAGAGCTACCGGCAGCTCGTCGACGGCGAGTGGTGGCGGCTCGGCCTCACCAACGACCTCGGCGGCTTCGGCCTGCCCCCGACCGTGCAGTGGGCCGCCTCCGAGCTGATCCTCGGCGCCAACGCCCCGCTGTTCATGTACATGGCGGGCCCGAACTTCGCGATGATCGTCGACAAGAACGGCACCGAAGAGCAGCAGCGCTGGGCCCGGATCATGATCGAGAAGGGCTGGGGCGCCACCATGGTGCTCACCGAGCCGGACGCCGGTTCGGACGTCGGTGCCGGCCGCACGAAGGCGACCCGGCAGGAGGACGGCTCCTGGCACATCGACGGCGTGAAGCGGTTCATCACGTCGGGTGAAAACGACATGGTCGAAAACATCATGCACCTGGTGCTGGCCCGCCCCGAAGGCCCGGGCATCGAGACCAGGCCGGGCACCAAGGGCCTGTCGCTGTTCCTCGTCCCGAAGTTCCACTTCGACAGCGAGACCGGTGAGCTGGGCGAGCGCAACGGCGCCTTCGTCACCAACATCGAGCACAAGATGGGCATCAAGGCCTCGACGACGTGCGAGGTGACGTTCGGCCAGCACGGCACCCCGGCCAAGGGCTGGCTGCTCGGGGAGGTGCACGACGGCATCGCGCAGATGTTCCAGGTCATCGAGTACGCCCGGATGATGGTCGGCACGAAGGCCATCGCGACGCTCTCGACGGGTTACCTCAACGCGCTCGAGTACGCCAAGGAGCGCGTCCAGGGCGCCGACCTGCCGAACATGCTGAACAAGGCCGCGCCGCGCGTCACCATCACGCACCACCCGGACGTCCGCCGCTCGCTGATGCTCCAGAAGGCCTACTCCGAAGGCCTCCGTGCGGTGTACCTGTACACGGCGTCGTTCCAGGACCAGCTGTGGACCGGCGAAGGCGACCAGAAGCTCGCGCAGGGCGTCAACGACCTGCTGCTGCCGATCGTCAAGGGCGTCGGCTCCGAGCGCGCCACCGAGCAGCTCGTGCAGTCGCTGCAGACCCTGGGTGGGTCCGGCTTCCTGCAGGACTACCCGATCGAGCAGTACATCCGCGACGCGAAGATCGACTCGCTGTACGAGGGCACCACGGCGATCCAGTCGCTGGACTTCTTCTTCCGCAAGATCGTCCGCGACAAGGGCCAGTCGCTGGCCTTCGTCGCCGGTGAGATCACGAAGTTCATCGAGTCCGAGGCGGGCAACGGCCGGCTCAAGAACGAGCGCGGGCTGCTCAAGCAGGCCCTCGAGGACACCCAGGGCATGCTCGGCTCGCTGATCGGCTACCTCACCGCGTCGCAGGAGGACACGCAGAGCATCAACAAGGTCGGCCAGCACACGGTCCGCCTGCTGATGTCGGTCGGCGACCTGCTCATCGGCTGGCAGCTGCTCAAGCACGCCGAGGTCGCCATCGGCAAGCTCGACGCGGGCGCGTCCACCAAGGACGTCCCGTTCTACGAGGGCAAGATCGCCGTGGCGTCGTTCTTCGCGAAGCAGGTGCTGCCGGAGCTGACCGCCCGCCGCGCCATCGTGGAGGCCGCCGACAACGCGCTCATGGAGCTGGACGAAGCCGCGTTCTGATCAACGTGTTCCGCCGAAGGACCCCTTCCCGGCCGGGAAGGGGTCCTTTGCGTTTCGGGGTCCCGTCGCCGGGGAATTCCGTCTTCGAGTTCGCGGGACCGAGTGGCCGGACCCGCGACCACCGAGAGGAGAAGCGATGACTGTCGCCGGCATCATCAGTGCCATCATCGTCGGGTTGATCATCGGCGTTTTGGGCCGGCTGGTCGCTCCCGGCAAGCAGAACATCCCGGTCTGGCTGACCATCGTGATCGGTATCATCGCCGCGTTCATCGGTACGGCCATCGCGCGTGGGCTGGGCTACGCCGACACGAACGGGATCGACTGGCTGGAGATCCTCACCCAGGTCGTGCTGGCCGCGATCGGCGTCAGCATCGCCGCGGGTGCCTACGGCCGTCGTGGTGTAACCAGGTAACGCTTTAGGATCGCGGCCCGGCCGGTCCACCTTCGGGTGAACCGGCCGGGCTTTTCCGTGCCTGCCTTTTCGCGGCTACCGCCTGGCCGACGCGCGCGCGAGCGCGACGGCGAATCCGGCGCCCACCAGCATCAGCGCCGCGGCCCATGTCATCGTCGTGGTGATGGCGTGCGCGGACGAACCACCGGCCAGCGTCAGGAACAGGCTGCCGAACGTCGCCACCCCCACGACCTGCCCCAGCTGCAACGTCGTCGTGAGCAGGCCGCTGGCGTCCGCCGCGCTTTCGAGCGGGACGTGGGTCAGCGCGTGGGCCATCAGGGACCCGAACGCCAGGCCCATGGAGAGACCGAACAGCAGGAGCGCCGCGAAGAACAGCGCGCCGCCCTTCCCACCGTCCTTCAGGCTCAGTCCCAGCAACGCGTAGGCGACCGCCGACCCCACATAGCCGCACGGCGTCAGTGCCGCGTGGACGCGCTCGGGCAGTTTGTGCCAGAAGAACCCGCACACGCCGAAGACCACGCCGCCGGGCGCCATCGTCAGCCCGGCCGCCAGCGCCGTCTCCCCGAGGCCGGCCTGCAGGTGCAACCCCACGCAGAACAGGAACCCGCCGTAGGAAGCGACCCCGGTGGCCAGCGCGGCCAGTCCCGGTGCGACGCCGCGGATCTTGAGGACGCCGAGGTTGACGAGCGGGTCGCGGACGCGGCGTTCCACGACCACGAACAGCACCGCCAGCAGCACACCCGCCGCGAGCGACCCGAACGTCCACATCGGCCAGCCGGTCTCGTGGCCGAGGACGAGCGGCAGCACGATGAGCACCACTGCGGGCACGGCGAGCGCGAGGCCGGCGAGGTCGAGACGGCGGCCCGCTTTTGCCGCCCCACCGGGCACCAGACGCAGGGCGAGCGCGGCCACGAGCACCCCGATCGGCACGTTCACCAGGAAGATCGGCCGCCAGCCGGCGCCGAAGAGGTCCGCGCCGACGAGCACCCCGCCGAGCACCTGGCCGGATACGAACGCGACGGAGATGACCGCGGTGTAGGCGCTCAGCGCCTTGGCCCGCGCGGCCCCGGTGAAGTGCGCCTGGATGACGCTGATGACCTGCGGCATCATCAGCGCCGCCCCGGCGCCCTGGGCGATCCGCGCGACGATCAGCGTTGCCGGGTCCGGCGCGAATCCGCAGAGCAGCGAGCAGACGGTGAAGGCCACGACGCCGGTGACGAACAGCCGCCGCCGTCCGAACAGCTCGCCGAGCCGGGCGCCGGTGATCAGCAACATCGCGTAGCCCACGGTGTAGCCGGAAACGACGAGCTGCAGCGCGGCGCCGGACGCGTGCAGGTCGGTGCGGATGTCGGTCATGGCGACGTTCACGACGGTGACGTCGAGCAGCGCCATGAACTGGCCGAGCAGCAGCACGGCCAGCATGAACCACGGCCGCCGGTCCGGCCGGGCGGCCCGGTCCGGGGTGGCCGGTGCAGAGGTGGTCAGTGTCATGCCTCTGACCTTGGGGTTCTTCGGCGGCGGGCGGAGAGAGCCTGGTGATGCTGGTACTGGGAACACCTGCCTCAGCCCCCGGCCCCGGACAACACCGCCAGAAACTGTCGTACCCCCCGGGCACCATGTCCGCATGACGTCAACGCAGGTCCACACGAGCCGCCGGGAGGAACTCGGCCAGTTCCTCAAGGCGTGCCGGGCGCGGATCGGCCCCGAAGCGGTCGGGCTGCCACCCGGCGTACGCCGTCGCACGAGCGGGTTGCGGCGGGAGGAGGTCGCGCTGCTCGCCGGCGTCGGCGTCACCTGGTACACGTGGCTGGAGCAGGGCCGGCCGATCAACGCGAGCGCCCAGGTGCTCGACGCGGTGGCGCGCACGCTGCGGATGGACCACCCCGAGCGGGAGCACCTGTACCGGCTGGCGGAGCTGACGCCGTCGCGGCTGCCGTCGTCGGTCGAGGTGGTGCCGGACGCGGTGCGCGAGGTACTGCGCGCACTCGATCCGCTGCCGGCCACGGTGGTCAACGGCCGGTTCGACATCCTCGAGTCGAACGCGGCGCAGGAGGACCTGTTCTGGGAATGGCACAGCCTGCCGTGCCTGCACAAGAACCTGCTGTGGTGCTGCGTGACCGAGCCGAACGCGCGGAAGTTCCTGCTGAACTACGACGAGGAGGTGCCCCACATGGTCGCGCGGATGCGCGCCGAGTACGGCAGGCACGTCGGGGACCCGACCTGGGAAGAGGACATCCGGCGCCTGTCGGCGTTGTGCCCGGAGTTCGCCGGGCTGTGGGCGCGGCACGAGGTGGCGGAACCGCGGCCGCGGGTGCGGGAGTTCCAGCACCCGCGGGCGGGCCTGATGCACTTCCGGCTGACCGAGCTGGCGGTGTCGGAGGTGCCGGGCCTGCGGATCCAGGTGTCCACTCCGGACAACGCGTCGACGTGGGCGCTGCTGCCCGGGACTCGGCGGTCGTCATGACGTCACTGGATCTGAGCGATCAGGGGCTGACGTCGGTGCCGTCACTGCCGGGCGGCGTCACCCGGCTCGACCTGTACAAGAACTCGATCTCGGTCGTGCCCGGGTCGCTGTGGTCGCAGACCGAGCTGCGCGTGCTGAACCTCGCGGCGAACCGGATTTCTTCACTGCCGCCGGGCATCTCGGCGCTGACGTCGGTGCACACGCTCGACCTGGCGCACAACCGGTTCGACTCGCTGCCGGACGAGCTGGGCGACCTGAGCGGGCTCACCGAGTACCTGTACATCAGCGACAACCGGCTGACGAAGTTCCCGGATACCTGGTGCCGGCTGGGAAAGCTGCGGTACCTGGGCTGCACGGACAACCGGCTCGTTTCGCTTCCTCCGGACCTCTCGGGGTTCGCGGCGCTGCGCGAACTCCGGCTCTACCGCAACGAGCTGGCCGCGCTGCCCGAGTCGATCGGCGCGTTGAGCGCGTTGCGGGAGCTGCACCTGCGCGGCAACCGGCTCACGTCGCTGCCGTCGTCGATCGGCTTGCTGAGTGAGCTGCGTCAGCTCGACCTGCGGGAGAACCAGTTGACGACGCTACCCGCGTCACTGGCCCGCTTGTCCAAATTGGACAAACTGGATCTGCGGTGGAACAAGCACTTCCGGGAGCCGGCGTGGCTGCGCGACTTCGAGGAGGCGGGGTGCATGGTCCTTCGCTGACAACTCAACAGAGAACGGTCGGACGCGGGCCGTAGGTCGCCGTGTGCGACGTCCGCCGGACCTCGGCACCGCTCGCGACGTCGTAGAGCACGCGCGTGTCGGTGACGCTGAAGCCGGCCGAACCGATCGACGGAAGGCACGCGCCCGAGCCGCCGGAGCCGAACTGGATCGGCGGTGGGTCTCCGGGTGTCTGCGCGCCGGTCTGGCCCTCGACACGGTAGTGCCGGGTGCCCCAGATCCGGACCGTCACGGAGTCGCCGGACACGGTGGCCTGGATCGCGATACCGGTCGGCGCGTCGTTGGTCAGCTTGAGCTCGACCGGGCTGCCGTCGGCGTTGACGGCCTTGGCGTCGCGGCCGACGGGGTACCGATCGAGGTAGTGGTCGTGCTCCAGGTGGCCGCCGTCGGCCAGGCCGGCGAGGTAACCGGCGTTGTACAAAGTGGACGCCAGCTGCGAGACGCCACCGCCGGCCACGTCCGGGCCGGTCCCGTCCTCGTCGACGGGAGCGGGCACGTAGCCGGTGGCGGCGGTGCGCGGGCCGGACCGGCCTCCAAGGCTGAACGTCTCGCCGGGCTTGACGATCGTGCCGGACACGCGCGCTGCGAGCGTCTGATTGTTTTTGAGTGCGGCGGAGTTCTTGAGTGCGGCGGAGTTCGTCACAGCCGGGCCGGTCAGTCCGCCGGTGGTGAACTCGCCGATGACCTCCTTGATGCCGAGCGCACCGGCGGCTTCGGTGGTCACGCCGGGTTTCGTCGCGCTGTAGACGACCGGGAGATCGCGTCCGCCGGTCTTCTTGAGCACGTCGATCAGCGGGCGGAAGGTCTTCTCCCAGTCGACCTTCCTGGCGTCTTCGGACGGGTCGATCGCCGGCTGGTCGCCGTTGAAGACGATCTGCGCGTCCTTGCCGTCGGTCTCGGTGGCCGCGAGCTCGTCCTTGAGGGCGGCCTGCAGCTTGCCCTGGTCGATGCGGACCTCGACGGCCCCGCCCTCGACCGGCGCGAACTGGAAGGAGGAAGCGATCGCGGCCGGCTTCAGCGGGACGTCCTTGCCCTGCCCGTGCACGACGACGGGCTTCGCGACCGCGGGCACGACGATCTGCTGGTAGGCCGCCTGCACGCCGGCGGCGGTGGCCCGCACTGGCGTGGTCGCCATGGCCAGCTTGACCCCGCCGCGGTCCAGCCAGTGGTCGGTGACGGTGTGCACGGCCCCGGCGAGGTCGGCGAGCCGCTGGCCCTGCCGCGGCAGGATGGGGTAGGGCGTGACACCGCCGTCGCTGCCCGGGGTGGGCGCGAACCCGACCGAGCCTTCGGTGGCCGGGTGGTCGAGCTTGCCCTGGGCCAGCTCGCGCAGGGTCTGGCTGACCTGGTTGGGATCGGTGCGCGTCGCGACACCGACCTCGCGGCTGGTGAAGAACGACATGATCCGCGTGATGGGACTGAGCGGCTGGTGCCCGGCGAGCCCGAGGGTGTTGGGCCAGTCGAGCCCGAGACCGGACTGCGAGGGCACGATTTCGGCCTGGACATCCCCGCCGTGGATCACGACGGGCCGGATCAGCCGCGGCTCGAGTTCGTTGCGCAGCTTGGCTTCCGCCTCGGCGTGGGTCAGCCCACCGACGTCGACCCCGGCAACGGTCACGCCCCGCGGCACATCCCCGGCGCTGAAGACCAGGTCGACGGCATAGAGGATGACGAACAGGCCGAGCGCGAGCCCGACGGCCATCATCGTCCGGGCAACGCCCCGGCGCAGCTTCCGAGCCGGAGTTTCCGGAGCTGGCGGCGGCGCGGGGGTCTCGAGGAGTTCGCCGAGCAGATCGTCGGCGAAGAGATCGGTGGTGACCACGGCCGACGCTTCAACAGTGGGCGCGGCCGCGCCCGGCTCGGGTTCGGTCTCGGCGGCACCAACCGGCATGGCCACCAGCTGCTCAGGCTCCGCCTCAGCGGCACTCACCGGCTCAGCCACCAACGGCGCAGGCTTGGTCTCCGTGGCGTGCACCGGCTCGACCACCGGCAGCTCGAGCTCTGCCCCGGCGACACTCACCGACTCAGCCATCACCAACGGCTCTGGCTCGGCTTCGGGCCACACCTCGGCAGCCGTTCCGTCGACCACCTCGGACTCGACCACCGCGGGCTCGGCCGGCGCGTCAGCGCGCTCGGCTTCGAGCGTTTCCGCGCCCTCGCGGACCTTTTCGTCTGCCACGCCTTGCCCTCCGCGGGACCCGACCTACAGGTAGAGCCCCGTCCCGTGCTCGGTCCGCTCCATCGCCACGGCGTGGATGTCGCGTTCGCGCATCACCAGGTGCCCCTCGCCCTGGATCTCGACCTCGAACTGGTCCTCCGGGTTGAAGAGCACGCGGTCGCCGGTCTTGACGTTCCGCACACTGTTGCCGACGCCCAGTACATCACCCCAGGAGAGGCGGCGCGCTACCTGCGCCGTCGCCGGGATCACGATGCCGCCGCTGCTGCGGCGCTCGCCCTCTTCCGGGGACAGCCGCACGAGCACGCGGTCGTGCAGCATCTGGATCTCGAGTTTCGGCCCGTCAGACACGGCCCGCATGCTACTCG
This window of the Amycolatopsis balhimycina FH 1894 genome carries:
- a CDS encoding helix-turn-helix transcriptional regulator: MTSTQVHTSRREELGQFLKACRARIGPEAVGLPPGVRRRTSGLRREEVALLAGVGVTWYTWLEQGRPINASAQVLDAVARTLRMDHPEREHLYRLAELTPSRLPSSVEVVPDAVREVLRALDPLPATVVNGRFDILESNAAQEDLFWEWHSLPCLHKNLLWCCVTEPNARKFLLNYDEEVPHMVARMRAEYGRHVGDPTWEEDIRRLSALCPEFAGLWARHEVAEPRPRVREFQHPRAGLMHFRLTELAVSEVPGLRIQVSTPDNASTWALLPGTRRSS
- a CDS encoding acyl-CoA dehydrogenase, with product MGHYKSNVRDLEFNLFEVLGVQERLGKGVLAESDEETARGVLSELNKLATGPLAESFADADRNPPVYDPKTFSVTIPESFKKSYRQLVDGEWWRLGLTNDLGGFGLPPTVQWAASELILGANAPLFMYMAGPNFAMIVDKNGTEEQQRWARIMIEKGWGATMVLTEPDAGSDVGAGRTKATRQEDGSWHIDGVKRFITSGENDMVENIMHLVLARPEGPGIETRPGTKGLSLFLVPKFHFDSETGELGERNGAFVTNIEHKMGIKASTTCEVTFGQHGTPAKGWLLGEVHDGIAQMFQVIEYARMMVGTKAIATLSTGYLNALEYAKERVQGADLPNMLNKAAPRVTITHHPDVRRSLMLQKAYSEGLRAVYLYTASFQDQLWTGEGDQKLAQGVNDLLLPIVKGVGSERATEQLVQSLQTLGGSGFLQDYPIEQYIRDAKIDSLYEGTTAIQSLDFFFRKIVRDKGQSLAFVAGEITKFIESEAGNGRLKNERGLLKQALEDTQGMLGSLIGYLTASQEDTQSINKVGQHTVRLLMSVGDLLIGWQLLKHAEVAIGKLDAGASTKDVPFYEGKIAVASFFAKQVLPELTARRAIVEAADNALMELDEAAF
- a CDS encoding GroES family chaperonin yields the protein MRAVSDGPKLEIQMLHDRVLVRLSPEEGERRSSGGIVIPATAQVARRLSWGDVLGVGNSVRNVKTGDRVLFNPEDQFEVEIQGEGHLVMRERDIHAVAMERTEHGTGLYL
- a CDS encoding leucine-rich repeat domain-containing protein; protein product: MTSLDLSDQGLTSVPSLPGGVTRLDLYKNSISVVPGSLWSQTELRVLNLAANRISSLPPGISALTSVHTLDLAHNRFDSLPDELGDLSGLTEYLYISDNRLTKFPDTWCRLGKLRYLGCTDNRLVSLPPDLSGFAALRELRLYRNELAALPESIGALSALRELHLRGNRLTSLPSSIGLLSELRQLDLRENQLTTLPASLARLSKLDKLDLRWNKHFREPAWLRDFEEAGCMVLR
- a CDS encoding GlsB/YeaQ/YmgE family stress response membrane protein, which gives rise to MTVAGIISAIIVGLIIGVLGRLVAPGKQNIPVWLTIVIGIIAAFIGTAIARGLGYADTNGIDWLEILTQVVLAAIGVSIAAGAYGRRGVTR
- a CDS encoding MFS transporter, with the protein product MTLTTSAPATPDRAARPDRRPWFMLAVLLLGQFMALLDVTVVNVAMTDIRTDLHASGAALQLVVSGYTVGYAMLLITGARLGELFGRRRLFVTGVVAFTVCSLLCGFAPDPATLIVARIAQGAGAALMMPQVISVIQAHFTGAARAKALSAYTAVISVAFVSGQVLGGVLVGADLFGAGWRPIFLVNVPIGVLVAALALRLVPGGAAKAGRRLDLAGLALAVPAVVLIVLPLVLGHETGWPMWTFGSLAAGVLLAVLFVVVERRVRDPLVNLGVLKIRGVAPGLAALATGVASYGGFLFCVGLHLQAGLGETALAAGLTMAPGGVVFGVCGFFWHKLPERVHAALTPCGYVGSAVAYALLGLSLKDGGKGGALFFAALLLFGLSMGLAFGSLMAHALTHVPLESAADASGLLTTTLQLGQVVGVATFGSLFLTLAGGSSAHAITTTMTWAAALMLVGAGFAVALARASARR
- a CDS encoding response regulator transcription factor, with product MHGIEPTRRPAGPAGPGGRSLGVAVVDPVPIFRDGLAALVHRSQGLHWAGQAASHHAALQLCEQVKPDVVVLDSALDPNCHLTKLLNAGDPALIIVTLIRDANRTQQYLATAIAAGAHAIVPRSIDSRRLAEAIRRAHTERRYIDPSLAALTARPKRAAAPKGEPAPDSPPAPRGGMPLSRREYQVLQLVAEGLENSAIAKLLFLSVETVRTHVKSILRKLSARDRTHAVTIAFRAGILVARAEDGHVPVTPDTTAIPGHR
- a CDS encoding VanW family protein, translated to MADEKVREGAETLEAERADAPAEPAVVESEVVDGTAAEVWPEAEPEPLVMAESVSVAGAELELPVVEPVHATETKPAPLVAEPVSAAEAEPEQLVAMPVGAAETEPEPGAAAPTVEASAVVTTDLFADDLLGELLETPAPPPAPETPARKLRRGVARTMMAVGLALGLFVILYAVDLVFSAGDVPRGVTVAGVDVGGLTHAEAEAKLRNELEPRLIRPVVIHGGDVQAEIVPSQSGLGLDWPNTLGLAGHQPLSPITRIMSFFTSREVGVATRTDPNQVSQTLRELAQGKLDHPATEGSVGFAPTPGSDGGVTPYPILPRQGQRLADLAGAVHTVTDHWLDRGGVKLAMATTPVRATAAGVQAAYQQIVVPAVAKPVVVHGQGKDVPLKPAAIASSFQFAPVEGGAVEVRIDQGKLQAALKDELAATETDGKDAQIVFNGDQPAIDPSEDARKVDWEKTFRPLIDVLKKTGGRDLPVVYSATKPGVTTEAAGALGIKEVIGEFTTGGLTGPAVTNSAALKNSAALKNNQTLAARVSGTIVKPGETFSLGGRSGPRTAATGYVPAPVDEDGTGPDVAGGGVSQLASTLYNAGYLAGLADGGHLEHDHYLDRYPVGRDAKAVNADGSPVELKLTNDAPTGIAIQATVSGDSVTVRIWGTRHYRVEGQTGAQTPGDPPPIQFGSGGSGACLPSIGSAGFSVTDTRVLYDVASGAEVRRTSHTATYGPRPTVLC